The proteins below come from a single Treponema phagedenis genomic window:
- the purH gene encoding bifunctional phosphoribosylaminoimidazolecarboxamide formyltransferase/IMP cyclohydrolase: MKTALISVYDKTDIADFANGLIKQGWQIISTGGTAEFLRKAKVPVQDVRKITGFPEILGGRVKTLHPILYGGILFRRNLKTDKEDCEQLHINPIDMIVNNLYPFEAALKKDKEDHAAIIENIDIGGVSMIRAAAKNYADVYTVTDPSDYAAVLAILQKDDQAQMAMRKKLAAKAFSYTAYYDSIISNYFNELAGETFPERISFTYKKTQALRYGENPHQQAALYQKPDLSEECMAEFKQLHGKELSYNNLIDTYAAVKVLKEFDEPTVVAIKHTNPCGIASAATLSEAFEKTHEADPESIFGGIISVNREMDSKTADAISKIFIEIVIAPSFSEDAITLLTQKKNIRLLEMPKINSFKFEPYSSRQVLNGVLIQEADSIVLKDDLTFASKRKPSSEEMDDLLFAWKAVKNINSNAIVLAKNKQTLAIGQGEVKRFWSVEKSIARSIHSPKGAVLASDGFFFEDTIQHLAEHGVTAVIQPGGSVKDPKVIELADQFNIALVITNIRHFKH; this comes from the coding sequence ATGAAAACCGCCTTAATTTCCGTATATGACAAAACGGATATTGCTGATTTTGCAAACGGACTTATAAAACAGGGATGGCAAATTATTTCTACCGGAGGAACCGCAGAGTTCCTTCGAAAAGCAAAAGTTCCGGTACAAGATGTACGTAAGATTACCGGCTTTCCTGAAATATTGGGGGGAAGAGTTAAAACCTTACATCCTATTTTATATGGAGGCATATTATTTCGACGAAATTTAAAAACCGATAAAGAAGATTGCGAACAACTGCATATTAATCCTATTGATATGATTGTAAATAATCTCTATCCTTTTGAAGCGGCTTTAAAAAAAGACAAAGAAGATCATGCTGCCATTATTGAAAATATTGATATAGGCGGAGTTTCCATGATTAGAGCCGCAGCAAAAAATTATGCCGATGTATATACCGTAACCGATCCTTCGGATTATGCAGCCGTACTTGCAATTTTACAAAAAGATGATCAGGCACAGATGGCAATGCGGAAAAAACTGGCAGCAAAAGCTTTTTCATATACCGCTTATTATGACTCAATAATCTCAAACTATTTTAATGAGCTAGCAGGCGAAACTTTTCCCGAAAGAATTTCTTTTACGTATAAAAAAACTCAAGCTCTACGTTACGGGGAAAACCCTCATCAACAGGCAGCTCTTTACCAAAAACCTGATTTATCTGAAGAGTGCATGGCTGAATTTAAACAGCTTCATGGAAAAGAACTTTCATATAATAATTTAATTGACACATACGCGGCCGTCAAAGTATTAAAAGAATTTGACGAGCCGACTGTTGTAGCTATTAAGCATACTAATCCTTGCGGAATTGCAAGTGCCGCAACACTTTCAGAAGCTTTTGAAAAAACTCACGAGGCAGATCCGGAATCTATTTTCGGCGGAATTATCAGTGTAAACAGAGAAATGGACAGCAAAACAGCAGATGCAATTTCAAAAATTTTTATTGAAATTGTGATCGCTCCTTCATTTTCAGAAGATGCAATTACGCTATTAACACAAAAGAAAAATATTCGATTATTGGAAATGCCTAAAATCAACAGTTTTAAATTTGAGCCTTACAGTTCCCGACAAGTATTAAACGGTGTGCTTATACAAGAGGCCGATAGTATAGTATTGAAGGATGATCTTACCTTTGCAAGCAAACGAAAACCAAGTAGTGAAGAAATGGATGATTTATTATTTGCCTGGAAGGCGGTAAAAAATATTAACTCAAATGCTATAGTACTTGCAAAAAATAAACAAACACTTGCAATAGGACAAGGAGAGGTAAAACGATTTTGGTCTGTAGAGAAATCAATTGCCCGCTCAATACACTCTCCTAAAGGGGCAGTCCTTGCATCAGACGGATTCTTTTTTGAAGACACTATTCAGCATTTAGCGGAACATGGGGTTACCGCAGTTATTCAACCTGGAGGTTCCGTAAAAGATCCAAAAGTTATTGAGCTTGCTGACCAATTTAATATTGCTTTAGTTATTACAAACATACGCC
- a CDS encoding deoxycytidylate deaminase, protein MEKLTEEYKRPTWDEYFMEVCHAIAKRATCDRGRSGCVIARDNQILVTGYVGSPTGLPHCDEVGHQLKKMQHEDGSITQHCVRTVHAEQNAICQAARRGIAINGATLYCKMTPCRTCAMLIINCGIVRVVAEKRYHDANDTIAMFKQAGIKLEHLSDTIEQYTQQ, encoded by the coding sequence ATGGAAAAATTAACAGAAGAATATAAACGTCCTACCTGGGATGAATATTTTATGGAAGTTTGTCATGCAATTGCGAAGCGCGCTACCTGTGATCGGGGGCGTTCAGGTTGTGTTATTGCTCGGGACAATCAAATATTGGTAACCGGTTATGTGGGATCGCCTACAGGTTTACCGCACTGCGATGAAGTCGGTCATCAGCTAAAAAAAATGCAACACGAAGACGGAAGCATTACCCAACACTGTGTGCGTACCGTTCATGCCGAACAAAATGCAATTTGTCAGGCAGCACGGCGCGGCATCGCCATCAATGGGGCAACACTCTATTGTAAAATGACTCCATGCAGAACTTGCGCAATGCTGATTATAAATTGCGGTATTGTACGAGTTGTTGCAGAAAAACGATATCACGATGCAAATGATACAATCGCTATGTTCAAGCAGGCGGGAATAAAACTTGAGCATTTAAGCGATACAATAGAGCAATACACGCAGCAGTAA
- a CDS encoding DUF5723 family protein, giving the protein MKKLLLFSIFLSISVITIFAEEIELSKYQADEGEFSVEPIIIDGIDEEEEIVIPQPKEKRPRAFSLRKGLSVSATAANSAIHIPDFFKETLVVDLTKIAKQSTHRGFEVGAFADVTDYTTMTFFDAHSVTFSISANMYAWQNIPKNVLDFLGKGNKGISEISGHTNGRAEAYAEASLLYKMKKQNYGIYIKGNYFCPIFFQNGSIANYVLKTDQETGKITISTDVDALIYTPLPIFNNEENITPRQLAKKILKNGGFDVTVGGEYIPTDWATVNFAVTHLPIVPTFLDKGMNFKFHFDAEVDNFLNNLEKETKEYIKYHSEQADPVYSLPKKRVMRTCKLWAGADFRPLKNNYLILSTSIGLPIVNAKPYYADFKLKLESKFAKVLGAYLSLSYLDRIWQNEICFYLDSRWAVFSLAVSLASNSFARNFYSVSGAGVKLGLALGF; this is encoded by the coding sequence ATGAAAAAACTTTTATTATTTTCAATATTTCTATCGATTTCTGTTATTACAATTTTTGCCGAAGAAATTGAGTTATCAAAATATCAGGCAGATGAAGGAGAGTTTTCAGTAGAGCCTATAATAATTGACGGTATAGATGAAGAGGAAGAAATAGTGATTCCCCAACCAAAAGAAAAGAGACCGCGGGCGTTCTCTCTAAGAAAGGGGTTATCCGTATCCGCAACAGCCGCTAACTCCGCAATACATATTCCGGATTTTTTCAAGGAAACACTCGTAGTTGATCTTACAAAAATTGCAAAACAAAGCACTCATAGAGGTTTTGAAGTAGGCGCTTTTGCCGATGTTACGGACTATACCACTATGACCTTTTTTGATGCGCATTCGGTAACATTCAGCATCAGCGCAAACATGTATGCATGGCAAAACATTCCGAAAAACGTATTGGATTTTTTAGGAAAGGGCAACAAAGGTATCTCAGAAATAAGCGGACACACAAACGGAAGAGCCGAAGCATATGCGGAAGCGAGCCTCTTGTATAAAATGAAAAAACAGAATTATGGCATATACATAAAAGGAAACTATTTTTGTCCGATCTTTTTCCAAAACGGTTCAATTGCAAACTACGTATTGAAAACCGATCAGGAAACAGGAAAAATAACTATCAGTACTGATGTTGATGCCTTAATCTATACGCCTCTGCCAATTTTTAATAATGAAGAAAATATTACCCCTCGGCAGCTTGCAAAAAAAATACTTAAAAACGGAGGATTCGATGTAACGGTTGGAGGAGAATACATCCCAACTGATTGGGCAACGGTAAATTTTGCAGTGACGCATCTTCCGATTGTGCCGACTTTTTTAGATAAAGGAATGAATTTTAAATTTCATTTTGATGCGGAAGTAGATAATTTCCTCAATAATTTGGAAAAAGAGACAAAGGAATATATAAAATATCATTCGGAACAAGCCGATCCCGTATACTCTTTACCAAAAAAAAGAGTCATGAGAACCTGCAAACTTTGGGCAGGAGCCGACTTCAGACCATTAAAAAACAACTACCTTATTTTAAGCACAAGTATCGGACTCCCCATTGTAAATGCAAAACCATACTATGCCGATTTTAAATTAAAGTTGGAAAGTAAATTTGCAAAAGTGCTTGGAGCATACCTTTCTCTCAGTTATTTAGATAGAATCTGGCAAAATGAAATTTGCTTTTACTTAGATTCACGATGGGCTGTTTTTTCTTTAGCGGTTTCTCTTGCCTCAAATTCTTTTGCACGAAATTTTTATTCAGTTTCGGGAGCCGGAGTAAAGCTGGGATTAGCTTTAGGTTTTTAA
- a CDS encoding KamA family radical SAM protein — MKDGAVANTWRTESAAESIKLRLPEAVSPAFIRLIEEAEEADAKALRRQVFAAETEKISLPYESADPLGESRYCVTPFLVHQYTNRVLMLTSGRCLSYCRYCFRRGFTARRQGWIPDTEIEKITDYLKQNPDIKEILVSGGDPMSGTLGQLEALLKRLRQTSPELLIRLCTRAPIFAPELFTEELLQLLKSMKPLWIIPHINHPAELGFEQKKAIDSCINAGLPMQSQSVLLRGVNNSVETLCALFHTLVCMGVKPGYLFQMDLAPGTAEFRVPLSQALGLWRELRKKLSGLSLPQFAVDLPGGGGKFPLSILALYDTIVKKDDADSFSALGLDGKVYTYPV, encoded by the coding sequence ATGAAAGATGGAGCAGTTGCGAACACATGGAGAACGGAAAGCGCTGCAGAAAGCATAAAATTACGTTTACCCGAAGCGGTTTCCCCCGCTTTTATACGTTTGATCGAAGAAGCGGAAGAAGCTGATGCAAAAGCTCTGCGCCGGCAAGTTTTTGCCGCTGAAACGGAAAAAATTTCGCTTCCCTATGAATCCGCCGATCCGCTCGGAGAAAGTAGATATTGTGTTACTCCCTTCTTGGTTCATCAATATACAAATCGGGTTCTTATGCTTACATCGGGGCGCTGTCTTTCATATTGTAGATATTGTTTTCGACGCGGGTTTACCGCTCGCCGGCAAGGTTGGATCCCTGATACCGAGATAGAAAAAATAACGGATTATCTTAAACAGAATCCCGATATCAAGGAAATACTGGTTTCAGGCGGGGATCCTATGAGCGGCACTCTTGGGCAACTTGAGGCTTTGTTAAAAAGATTACGGCAAACATCGCCCGAATTACTTATACGGCTTTGTACTCGGGCACCAATCTTTGCTCCAGAGCTTTTTACGGAAGAACTCTTGCAATTACTAAAATCAATGAAACCTCTTTGGATTATCCCTCACATAAACCATCCGGCAGAGCTTGGTTTTGAGCAAAAAAAAGCGATTGACTCGTGTATAAATGCGGGGCTTCCTATGCAATCGCAGTCAGTGCTTTTGCGTGGCGTCAATAATTCTGTAGAAACTCTTTGTGCACTTTTTCATACACTTGTCTGTATGGGAGTAAAACCGGGCTATTTGTTCCAAATGGATCTTGCTCCCGGCACGGCGGAATTCCGCGTCCCACTTTCACAAGCTCTGGGCCTCTGGAGAGAATTGAGAAAAAAGCTTTCAGGACTTTCATTACCGCAGTTTGCGGTTGATTTGCCCGGTGGCGGGGGAAAGTTTCCTCTTTCAATTCTTGCACTTTATGACACCATAGTAAAAAAAGACGATGCAGATTCCTTTTCTGCACTTGGACTTGACGGAAAAGTATACACATATCCTGTCTGA
- a CDS encoding sigma-70 family RNA polymerase sigma factor produces the protein MGENIFSQYLKDIKRYPLLTAQEELCLADKIQNGDRGALQQLINSNLRLVVKMAKDRTPSENLLMDLIQEGNMGLMIAAEKFSSSFNARFSSYACWWIRQSLNRYLNGKHETIRLPFRKADLLRKIEKTIDLFKEKYRRTPSYEEIAEIIQVPLKSVIQMCVFTEKPISFDSPLQIHFSANLYDLTENNDYNPEKEYFRKVQIEAFRKFLQNTLKSREKDIIEERLPITDKNPKSLRSLGIKYGISAESVRQTEIRALKKLRMHEKYLKSEFFY, from the coding sequence ATGGGTGAAAATATATTCTCGCAGTATTTAAAAGATATTAAACGATATCCGCTTTTAACTGCTCAGGAAGAATTATGTCTTGCTGATAAGATTCAAAACGGAGATCGAGGCGCACTTCAACAACTTATCAATTCTAATCTGCGCTTAGTAGTAAAAATGGCAAAAGATCGGACACCCTCCGAAAATCTTTTAATGGATTTAATACAAGAAGGAAACATGGGGTTAATGATCGCCGCTGAAAAATTTTCTTCATCGTTTAATGCCCGTTTTTCTTCGTATGCGTGCTGGTGGATACGGCAATCATTAAATCGATATCTTAACGGTAAACATGAAACAATTCGCTTACCGTTTCGAAAAGCCGATCTTCTGCGTAAAATAGAAAAGACAATAGATCTTTTTAAGGAAAAATATAGACGCACTCCCTCTTATGAAGAGATAGCTGAAATCATTCAGGTTCCTCTGAAGTCAGTGATACAGATGTGCGTGTTTACTGAAAAACCGATAAGTTTTGATAGCCCCTTGCAGATTCATTTTTCGGCAAATTTATATGATTTAACCGAAAATAATGACTATAATCCTGAAAAAGAATATTTTAGAAAAGTACAAATAGAAGCTTTCAGAAAATTCTTGCAAAATACATTAAAATCTCGCGAGAAAGACATTATTGAAGAAAGACTTCCTATTACAGATAAAAATCCTAAGTCCTTACGCTCTTTAGGTATAAAATACGGTATTTCCGCAGAGTCGGTACGTCAAACCGAAATTCGAGCACTGAAAAAACTGCGCATGCATGAGAAATATCTAAAATCTGAATTTTTTTACTAA
- a CDS encoding extracellular solute-binding protein produces MKHTLHTLFTVLGITFLLGACNKTNQPTLYLYNWTYYTPDSVIKKFEDKYGVTVVYDDYASNEDMFAKLMAGGVGYDIVVPSADYVSIMKKTNMLEKIDLSKIPNVKYIKKEVQNRMVYDPNMEYSVPYYMGAAGIAVNKNEVKNYEHSWNIFEHKELHDRMTMMDDMREVLGAALAYRGYDVNTSNEKEVAKAAELVNKNWKPNLIKFDADGFAKSFASGDFLVVHGYAEAIFEEIPDSMYDSVDFFIPQEKGSPLYMDSLCIPKGAKNIELAHQFINFILEPENYAEFLDSFGFPPTIHTEAGKYQKEKPHYTEEDIKHCVLKKDLGEYLEIYNQYWQDIRFKD; encoded by the coding sequence ATGAAACATACATTACACACGTTGTTTACCGTACTGGGGATAACCTTCCTCCTTGGAGCATGTAATAAAACAAACCAACCGACACTCTATCTATATAATTGGACCTATTACACACCGGATTCGGTTATCAAAAAATTTGAAGACAAGTATGGCGTAACGGTTGTCTATGATGATTATGCCTCAAATGAAGATATGTTTGCAAAGCTCATGGCAGGAGGCGTGGGTTATGATATAGTAGTGCCTTCGGCAGACTATGTATCAATTATGAAAAAAACAAATATGCTTGAAAAAATCGATCTTTCAAAAATACCGAATGTGAAATATATCAAAAAAGAGGTTCAAAATCGTATGGTCTATGATCCAAATATGGAATATTCGGTGCCGTATTACATGGGCGCCGCAGGAATTGCGGTAAACAAAAACGAAGTAAAAAACTATGAACATAGCTGGAATATTTTTGAGCATAAAGAATTGCATGATCGCATGACCATGATGGACGATATGCGGGAAGTATTGGGGGCAGCCCTTGCCTACCGTGGTTATGATGTCAACACTTCAAACGAAAAAGAAGTCGCAAAGGCGGCAGAACTTGTTAACAAGAACTGGAAGCCAAACCTTATTAAATTCGACGCGGACGGTTTTGCAAAATCCTTTGCATCGGGGGATTTTCTTGTAGTACACGGATATGCTGAAGCGATTTTTGAAGAAATCCCCGATTCAATGTATGATTCGGTTGATTTTTTTATCCCGCAAGAGAAGGGATCGCCCCTTTATATGGATAGCCTCTGTATTCCAAAAGGAGCTAAAAACATAGAACTTGCGCATCAGTTTATCAACTTTATCCTTGAGCCGGAAAATTATGCCGAGTTTTTAGACAGCTTCGGCTTTCCTCCTACAATTCATACCGAAGCCGGCAAATACCAAAAAGAAAAGCCCCATTATACCGAGGAAGATATCAAACACTGTGTGCTTAAAAAAGATCTCGGCGAATATCTTGAAATATACAACCAATATTGGCAAGACATTCGCTTTAAAGATTGA
- a CDS encoding ABC transporter permease, with product MSEKITDKQKLQALPDQYQKSPETVYRKFVAKFGKKKQGSEPARHSLKAAQDTHFSFSAVVLILVLLFLFLPLIVIGIFSFNDGKAIVWTGFSLRWYQELFFDSAKLWLSFKNSLIIAFVSAFISTVIGSFAAIGVQWYRFKGRFYAQTISFLPMVLPEVIIGMSMLIFFSAINIPLGLASIIIAHITFCLPFIFLLVLARLDDFDFSIVEAARDLGANEWQTLYKVIIPAIMPGILSGFLMSVTLSLEDFVITFFVSGPGSTTLPLYVFSMVRYGISPVINALSLIMVLGTIAIAYLLRNFLKTIAASN from the coding sequence ATGAGTGAAAAAATAACCGACAAGCAAAAACTGCAAGCTTTGCCCGATCAATATCAAAAATCGCCGGAGACAGTTTATCGAAAATTTGTTGCAAAGTTTGGAAAAAAGAAGCAAGGATCAGAGCCTGCACGGCATTCCTTAAAAGCCGCACAGGATACACACTTTTCTTTTTCCGCAGTCGTACTTATATTGGTGCTCTTGTTTCTTTTTTTGCCGCTTATTGTAATCGGTATTTTTTCGTTTAATGACGGTAAAGCAATCGTATGGACAGGCTTTTCATTGCGATGGTATCAAGAGCTTTTCTTTGATTCTGCAAAGCTTTGGTTATCATTTAAAAACAGTTTGATAATAGCCTTTGTTTCCGCCTTTATTTCTACCGTTATCGGATCGTTTGCGGCGATCGGCGTGCAGTGGTACCGTTTTAAAGGAAGGTTTTATGCACAAACCATAAGCTTTTTGCCGATGGTGCTGCCGGAAGTCATTATCGGTATGTCCATGCTGATTTTTTTCTCGGCAATAAACATACCGCTCGGCTTGGCAAGTATTATTATCGCGCATATAACATTCTGTTTACCTTTTATCTTTTTGCTGGTACTTGCCCGCCTTGATGATTTTGATTTTTCCATTGTAGAGGCTGCCCGCGATCTTGGCGCAAATGAGTGGCAAACACTATACAAGGTAATCATACCGGCAATCATGCCCGGTATTCTTTCTGGTTTTTTGATGTCGGTAACGCTCTCCTTGGAAGATTTTGTTATTACCTTTTTTGTATCGGGACCGGGCTCCACTACCCTCCCCTTGTATGTGTTTTCGATGGTGCGCTACGGTATTTCGCCGGTAATCAATGCGCTTTCGCTTATCATGGTTTTAGGAACAATCGCCATTGCGTACTTACTGCGGAATTTCTTAAAAACCATTGCGGCTTCAAACTAA
- a CDS encoding ABC transporter permease, with protein MSKSKSSLKNRGFWYTFPMSAWFTVFFVMPLVIIAVYSFLKKGLYGGVLWQFSPIAYVKLFTASYGILFMRTLWVSFLVTLICILLALPAGYAIARSKYQIIFLFLIIIPFWTNSLIRINAWIAILGNQGFLNEALKKFGLIQKSLPLMYNQASVVMVLVYMYLPYSIFPIFSAIDKFDFSLLEAARDLGATKFGAIRKVMLPNVRAGIVTSVIFTFIPVFGAYTVPLLVGGKNSYMIGNVIVDQVTKIRNWPLASAFSVLIALVSTAGVIWMMMLSVKQALANKKQGGPV; from the coding sequence ATGAGCAAGAGCAAATCAAGCTTAAAAAACCGCGGTTTTTGGTATACTTTTCCGATGTCCGCATGGTTTACTGTTTTTTTTGTTATGCCGTTGGTTATTATTGCCGTATATAGTTTTCTTAAAAAAGGTTTATACGGCGGGGTATTGTGGCAGTTTTCTCCGATTGCGTATGTAAAATTGTTTACCGCAAGTTATGGAATTCTTTTTATGCGCACTCTTTGGGTAAGCTTTTTGGTAACGCTTATTTGTATTTTGCTTGCACTGCCCGCCGGCTATGCTATTGCCCGCAGTAAATATCAGATTATCTTTTTGTTTTTAATTATCATACCTTTTTGGACTAACTCGCTTATCAGAATCAATGCGTGGATCGCCATATTGGGAAATCAGGGTTTTTTGAATGAAGCGTTAAAAAAATTCGGACTTATCCAAAAGAGTTTGCCGCTGATGTATAATCAGGCATCGGTGGTAATGGTGCTGGTGTATATGTATTTACCCTACAGTATTTTCCCGATTTTTTCGGCGATCGATAAATTTGATTTTTCTCTTTTAGAGGCGGCAAGGGATTTAGGCGCAACCAAATTCGGTGCGATCCGAAAGGTTATGTTGCCGAATGTTCGTGCGGGGATCGTTACCTCCGTGATCTTTACCTTTATTCCGGTATTTGGCGCCTATACGGTACCGCTTTTGGTCGGCGGAAAAAACTCGTATATGATTGGGAATGTGATTGTGGATCAGGTAACCAAAATACGAAACTGGCCGCTTGCCTCCGCATTCTCGGTACTTATCGCCCTTGTCAGCACAGCCGGAGTTATTTGGATGATGATGTTAAGTGTGAAACAGGCTCTTGCAAATAAAAAACAAGGGGGTCCCGTATGA
- a CDS encoding ABC transporter ATP-binding protein, with translation MLGTVKGCDISIENVSKSFGDFHALQNANISIKKGEFFSLLGPSGCGKTTLLRIIAGFEHPDEGIVAFDGVNMVGIDANKRQSNTVFQTYALFPHLSVYENIAFPLRLRKYAKTEIDAKVEEYLHLVQLEEHSNKKPNQLSGGQKQRVAIARALINEPSVLLLDEPLSALDAKLRSNLLIELDRLHDKIGITFVFVTHDQSEALSVSDQIAVMNRGKVLQIGSPYEIYEQPATDFVAKFIGETNSFVATVTECQPIENDEFMVSLDIPELDKIVKITDYDRTEPGQRVCVTIRPEKIRISLDKPASNTKELNVFKGIVEEPIYSGFQSKFFVKLENGTIIQTFKQHQNYLDDGPEIEWKDTVYVSWSAGDGYIVEDIEA, from the coding sequence GTGCTCGGCACAGTGAAAGGGTGTGATATTTCTATTGAGAATGTGTCCAAGTCTTTTGGAGATTTTCATGCGTTACAAAATGCAAATATCAGCATTAAAAAGGGAGAGTTTTTCTCATTATTGGGGCCCTCGGGGTGCGGAAAAACGACACTGCTGAGGATTATCGCGGGTTTTGAACATCCCGATGAGGGAATTGTTGCTTTTGACGGCGTTAATATGGTAGGAATTGACGCGAATAAACGGCAGTCCAATACGGTTTTTCAAACCTACGCCTTGTTTCCCCATCTTTCCGTATATGAAAATATTGCTTTTCCGCTGCGGCTGCGTAAATATGCAAAAACCGAAATTGATGCAAAGGTGGAAGAATACCTTCATTTGGTGCAGCTGGAAGAGCATAGCAATAAAAAACCGAACCAGCTTTCCGGCGGACAAAAACAGCGTGTTGCCATTGCACGAGCGCTTATTAACGAGCCGAGCGTACTGCTTTTGGACGAGCCGCTTTCCGCTCTCGATGCAAAACTGCGTTCCAATTTGCTGATCGAGCTTGACCGTTTGCATGATAAAATCGGTATTACCTTTGTTTTTGTAACTCACGATCAAAGCGAGGCGCTTTCCGTTTCCGACCAAATTGCGGTGATGAATCGCGGGAAGGTGCTGCAAATCGGCTCGCCTTACGAAATTTATGAGCAGCCGGCAACCGATTTTGTTGCAAAATTTATCGGCGAAACTAATAGTTTTGTAGCAACGGTAACCGAATGTCAACCGATTGAAAACGACGAGTTTATGGTGAGTTTGGATATTCCCGAACTCGACAAGATTGTGAAGATAACGGATTATGACCGAACGGAGCCGGGTCAGCGAGTTTGCGTTACGATACGTCCTGAAAAAATACGTATATCCTTGGATAAGCCTGCATCAAACACAAAAGAGTTGAATGTTTTTAAGGGTATTGTTGAGGAGCCTATTTATTCAGGTTTTCAGTCCAAGTTTTTTGTAAAGCTTGAAAACGGCACGATCATACAAACGTTTAAGCAACATCAGAATTATCTTGATGACGGCCCCGAAATTGAATGGAAAGATACGGTCTATGTATCCTGGTCGGCAGGCGACGGTTATATTGTTGAGGATATAGAAGCATGA